DNA from Gramella sp. MAR_2010_147:
AGAAATGAAGTAATATCAGACAGCGCGAACTATGAGGGTTACTCACTTTACAGCTTTGACGAAATGCGTTATAAACCGGAAGCTATAGGTGATGCAGTTTTTATAAAGCCTGGAAATATTTATAAGGACACTGATAGAACCAGAACTTATAACAGATTGAATGCCCTTAGAGTTTTTAAATATCCAGACATTCAATACACCCTAGATCCTGAAGACAGCACGGCAACAGACCTGGTAACCAATATTTTTCTCACGCCATTGCCAAAATATTCATTGGGTTTTGATTTTGATGTTTCGCAAAGTAACATTCAGGAGTTTGGAATTGGATTCGGGGGTTCGTTTCTAATTCGAAATATTTTTGGAGGGCTTGAAAATTTAGAGTTTTCAGGCAGGGGAAGTATTGCTTCTTCTACAGATGCCGCAGGAAGCAACAACGATAACCGATTTTTTGATATTACAGAGGTAGGTGCGGATATGAAATTAAGTTTACCAAGAATATTTCTGCCTGTTAATACGGAAAAAATCATTCCGAAATACATGTCTCCTTTCACTAATATGAGTCTTGGATTTAGTACCCAGCGAAATATTGGATTAGATAAACAAACTTTTTCTGGCATTTTAAATTACGCCTGGAAACCCTCTAAAAAGCTTTCAAATAGCTTTGATCTTTTAAATATTCAATATGTTAGAAACTTAAATACTGAAAATTACTTTAATGTATACCGCAATTCTTTTGATGAATTAAATAATATTGCCCAGTCCAGTAATTTTGAATTTAATAACCCATCTACAGATCCCACCCTTGAGATTCCTAATGAGGCAGATGAATTTATCAATTATGTAGTTTCTGATGATTTTCCTAATACAGGATTAACTGAAGAAGATTTCTTCAATGTGCTGGATATTTCTGAACGCAAAATAAGACTTACCGAGAACAACCTGATATTTGCTTCAGCATTTACCTATTTATGGAATACAAGGGAGAGCCTTTACGATAAAGAATTTTCTCGTTTCCGTTTTAAAATTGAAACTGCGGGTAACGTACTTTCAGCATTATCTGGCGTGCTTAATTATGAGAAAAATGATCAGGGAAACAACAAAGTTGTTGGAGTTGCCTATTCTCAGTACGTTAAGACTGAAATTGATTTTATCAAGCATTGGGATTTAGGTAAAGACCGTGTATTCGCGACAAGAGCGTTTGGAGGTATCGCGATTCCTTACGGGAATTCAAATAACATTCCTATTACAAAAACTTTTTTTGCCGGTGGACCAAATGATAATAGGGCATGGCAGGCTTATGATCTTGGTCCAGGTAGTAGCGGAAGCATACTGGAATTCAATGAAGCCAATCTAAAACTTGCTTTTAACGGGGAATATCGATTTGGATTAATTGAAGATTTTAAAGGCGCTTTATTTGTAGATGTTGGAAATATCTGGAATGTTTTAGATTCAAATACTGCAGAAGAATTTGTTTTTGAAGGTTTACAGG
Protein-coding regions in this window:
- a CDS encoding BamA/TamA family outer membrane protein yields the protein MKRLFAKILLFFLTSVLIISCNAVKRLDADQNLLVKNEIFSDGEEVKDSRIYSQLYQEPNTRILNFPLSLHVYNLARPNIDSILSEKFLENEKKRRKLINLLSKKQFDRYLRSKVEFNQWLKRTGEAPVIVSKEATQKSENRLKSWYWNNGWFNVELESKIIPLENKEKRARIEYYVNPNKAYIIDSINTDITSKALDSLYEMHKTESEIIPGLQYNTLDFNDERDRLSQLFRNNGVYNFDQEYISFDADTVDTNHKVNTTLIIKNQRNNIGDSVSRVPFKIHKISKVNIFTDYSYSIRNEVISDSANYEGYSLYSFDEMRYKPEAIGDAVFIKPGNIYKDTDRTRTYNRLNALRVFKYPDIQYTLDPEDSTATDLVTNIFLTPLPKYSLGFDFDVSQSNIQEFGIGFGGSFLIRNIFGGLENLEFSGRGSIASSTDAAGSNNDNRFFDITEVGADMKLSLPRIFLPVNTEKIIPKYMSPFTNMSLGFSTQRNIGLDKQTFSGILNYAWKPSKKLSNSFDLLNIQYVRNLNTENYFNVYRNSFDELNNIAQSSNFEFNNPSTDPTLEIPNEADEFINYVVSDDFPNTGLTEEDFFNVLDISERKIRLTENNLIFASAFTYLWNTRESLYDKEFSRFRFKIETAGNVLSALSGVLNYEKNDQGNNKVVGVAYSQYVKTEIDFIKHWDLGKDRVFATRAFGGIAIPYGNSNNIPITKTFFAGGPNDNRAWQAYDLGPGSSGSILEFNEANLKLAFNGEYRFGLIEDFKGALFVDVGNIWNVLDSNTAEEFVFEGLQDLKELAVGSGFGLRYDFNFFVLRFDVGFKTHDPAKPEGERWFQEYNFNHAVYNVGINYPF